One part of the Sphingobacterium sp. LZ7M1 genome encodes these proteins:
- the dnaE gene encoding DNA polymerase III subunit alpha, with translation MYIIFDTETTGLPKRWDAPITDTDNWPRCIQIAWQLHDEMGRLVEHQDYLIKPDGFNIPYDSEKIHGISTELAESEGIPLTDVLVKFNEALAKAKFVVGQNIGFDINIMGCEFYRYQVDSPMASMQILDTCTEVTAELLKLPGGRGGRYKLPNLTELHSYLFGVPFAEAHNATADVEATTRCFFELIRKDVFTPSDLQVDTGYFVEFRKENPSVVESVGLKHVNLKAASDAIRQEESMGVKKVVIDPETLAKFEAAEFAHLHNHTQFSVLQSTISIDSLIQAAAKHKMSAVAMTDHGNMMGAFHFVSKTLGHNKDVEAKIKEAEENGETYDGRIIKPIVGCEFFVCENRKDKSRKDNGYQIVFLAKNKNGYHNMAKMASVAYTEGFYYVPRIDKETVERYKEDLIVLSGNLNGEVPSKVLNIGEAQAEEALIWWKEQFGEDFYIELMRHGQEDENRVNDTLVQLAEKHQVKVIGTNNTYYVNKADAHAHDILLCVKDGEKLSTPKGRGRGFRFGLPNQEYYFKSADEMKQVFKDTPHAIINIQEVLDKIEIYSLNRDVLLPKFEIPEQFQSEEDLVDGGKRGENAFLRHLTYIGAEKRYPEITDSIRERLDFELATIEKTGYPGYFLIVQDFIAAAREMGVSVGPGRGSAAGSAVAYCLGITNVDPILYDLLFERFLNPDRVSMPDIDIDFDDEGRGRVMQYVIDKYGASQVAQIITYGTMAAKSSIKDTARVLDLPLSDANEIAKLIPNLKLSKIFNLEDKALKEVLRSEELEAVNKLKSLADGAGIEAETIKQARVLEGSMRNTGIHACGVIITPDDITNFVPVSLAKDSDLYVTQFDNSVVESAGLLKMDFLGLKTLTLIKDTVINVKLSHDIDLDPDNFPIDDVKTYELFQRGETIGIFQYESPGMQKYMKELKPTVFADLIAMNALYRPGPMEYIPSFVKRKHGIEPITYDLDACEEYLSETYGITVYQEQVMLLSQKLAGFSKGDADVLRKAMGKKQKAVLDKMKPKFVAQAEANGHSAKVLEKIWTDWEAFASYAFNKSHSTCYAWVAYQTAYLKAHYPAEYMAAVLSNNMNDIKQVTFFMEECRRMGLTVLGPDVNESHYKFTVNDEGAIRFGIGAVKGVGAGAVETIVNSRTDGPYKSIFDLAKRVDLRMINKKAFESLAYAGGFDSFSDTHRAQYFFSDTDSSSGIEKAIKFAHKFKENENSAQVSLFGAGGAVELPEPTLNPCPAWGLIEKLKYEKDVIGIYLTSHPLDNYKFEMRHFCPNNVTDLQMINKVKAAEVEQELLLEFNRIKNKEVVLGGIVALANHRVAKSGKPFGSFIIEDYSDSYEIMVFGEDYVKFKGYLQEGYFVQIRGLVQERFKQVGNWGFELKGIQLLSDLREKMAKSFTIQFPLHILNQEFVKTLEELVSYTQLEGQEANCQLKFMIMDLQDELSIEMPVKRKKIFITNEFLDGLEALESVRYKLN, from the coding sequence ATGTATATAATTTTTGATACGGAGACTACGGGTTTGCCAAAGCGTTGGGATGCACCAATTACGGATACAGATAACTGGCCGAGGTGTATTCAGATTGCTTGGCAATTGCACGATGAAATGGGAAGGCTGGTTGAGCATCAGGATTATTTGATCAAGCCGGATGGTTTCAACATTCCCTATGATTCTGAAAAAATCCATGGTATTTCTACTGAATTGGCAGAATCTGAGGGTATACCCCTGACTGATGTTTTAGTAAAATTCAATGAAGCATTAGCAAAGGCGAAATTTGTGGTAGGTCAGAATATTGGTTTTGATATCAATATTATGGGCTGTGAATTCTACCGTTATCAGGTGGATAGTCCAATGGCTTCCATGCAAATCCTTGATACCTGTACGGAAGTCACGGCAGAGCTATTGAAACTGCCCGGTGGTCGTGGTGGCCGATATAAGTTGCCTAACCTAACAGAATTACACAGTTATCTGTTTGGGGTTCCATTTGCTGAGGCGCACAATGCTACAGCCGACGTGGAAGCAACTACGCGATGCTTTTTTGAGCTGATCAGAAAAGATGTATTTACGCCAAGTGATTTACAGGTTGATACCGGCTATTTTGTAGAATTTAGAAAAGAGAATCCTTCCGTTGTTGAATCGGTAGGACTGAAGCATGTCAACCTGAAGGCGGCCTCTGATGCAATCCGTCAAGAGGAAAGCATGGGGGTTAAAAAGGTTGTCATTGATCCTGAAACGCTAGCTAAATTTGAAGCAGCTGAGTTTGCCCACTTACATAATCATACCCAATTTTCAGTTTTACAGTCCACAATTTCCATTGATAGCCTGATCCAAGCAGCAGCCAAGCATAAAATGTCGGCAGTTGCCATGACGGACCATGGTAATATGATGGGAGCCTTTCACTTTGTTAGCAAGACCTTAGGTCACAATAAGGATGTAGAAGCAAAAATTAAGGAAGCTGAAGAAAATGGCGAGACCTATGATGGTCGGATCATCAAACCTATCGTGGGTTGTGAATTCTTTGTATGTGAGAACCGTAAAGACAAAAGCAGAAAAGACAATGGTTATCAAATTGTCTTTCTGGCCAAGAACAAAAATGGATATCACAACATGGCAAAAATGGCTTCAGTAGCTTATACTGAAGGATTCTATTATGTGCCGAGGATCGATAAGGAAACTGTCGAACGCTATAAAGAAGATTTGATCGTTCTTTCAGGTAACCTAAATGGTGAGGTCCCTAGCAAGGTTTTAAATATTGGTGAAGCCCAAGCAGAAGAAGCGCTGATCTGGTGGAAGGAACAGTTTGGCGAGGATTTCTATATTGAACTGATGCGACATGGTCAGGAGGACGAAAACAGGGTAAATGATACCTTGGTCCAACTGGCAGAAAAACATCAGGTGAAGGTAATCGGGACCAACAATACATATTACGTCAATAAAGCTGATGCGCACGCGCACGATATTCTATTATGTGTTAAGGATGGTGAAAAGCTCTCTACACCGAAAGGGAGAGGTCGCGGATTCCGATTTGGTTTACCAAACCAAGAATACTATTTCAAATCTGCTGATGAAATGAAGCAGGTTTTTAAAGATACACCACATGCCATCATCAATATACAGGAGGTTTTGGATAAGATTGAGATTTATTCCTTGAACAGGGATGTCTTACTTCCAAAATTTGAAATCCCTGAACAGTTCCAATCGGAAGAGGATTTGGTTGATGGTGGAAAGCGTGGTGAGAATGCCTTCTTAAGGCACCTGACCTATATCGGTGCGGAGAAACGATATCCTGAGATTACCGATTCCATTCGGGAGCGATTGGATTTTGAATTGGCTACGATTGAGAAAACAGGGTATCCTGGTTATTTCTTGATCGTACAGGACTTTATTGCTGCCGCCCGTGAAATGGGAGTATCAGTAGGTCCGGGTCGTGGTTCAGCAGCAGGATCTGCCGTTGCCTATTGTTTGGGGATTACCAATGTAGACCCCATCTTATATGATTTGCTATTTGAGCGTTTCTTGAATCCTGACCGTGTTTCCATGCCCGATATTGATATCGACTTCGATGATGAGGGGCGTGGTCGGGTAATGCAATATGTAATCGACAAATATGGAGCATCACAAGTAGCGCAGATCATTACTTATGGAACTATGGCAGCGAAATCTTCTATCAAGGATACTGCCAGGGTTTTGGATCTTCCACTTTCTGATGCCAATGAAATTGCAAAATTGATTCCCAACTTGAAACTAAGTAAGATCTTCAATCTGGAAGACAAAGCGCTGAAGGAAGTTTTGCGTAGTGAAGAGTTGGAAGCCGTCAATAAACTGAAGTCTTTGGCTGATGGTGCCGGTATTGAAGCGGAGACCATTAAACAGGCTAGGGTCTTGGAAGGATCGATGCGTAATACGGGTATACATGCCTGTGGGGTAATCATCACACCGGATGATATTACGAATTTCGTTCCAGTATCTTTAGCGAAGGATTCAGATCTATATGTCACCCAATTCGACAACTCGGTCGTTGAAAGTGCGGGTCTGTTGAAGATGGACTTTCTAGGCTTAAAAACGTTAACCTTAATCAAGGATACTGTAATCAACGTAAAATTGAGCCATGACATCGATTTGGATCCCGATAATTTCCCTATTGATGATGTAAAGACCTACGAACTGTTCCAGAGGGGTGAGACCATTGGTATCTTCCAATACGAGTCTCCAGGGATGCAGAAATATATGAAGGAATTAAAACCGACAGTCTTTGCGGATTTAATTGCCATGAATGCATTATATCGTCCAGGTCCGATGGAATATATTCCTAGTTTCGTAAAACGTAAGCATGGAATTGAACCTATCACCTATGACTTGGATGCCTGTGAGGAATACCTGAGTGAAACCTACGGTATTACGGTTTACCAGGAGCAGGTAATGCTTCTGTCCCAAAAGCTTGCGGGATTCTCAAAAGGTGATGCCGACGTTCTCCGTAAGGCGATGGGTAAGAAACAAAAAGCGGTCTTGGATAAGATGAAGCCTAAATTTGTTGCCCAAGCAGAAGCGAATGGACATAGTGCAAAGGTTTTGGAAAAGATCTGGACTGACTGGGAAGCATTTGCATCCTATGCCTTCAATAAATCCCACTCCACCTGTTATGCCTGGGTCGCCTATCAGACTGCGTACCTAAAAGCACATTATCCAGCGGAATATATGGCTGCTGTACTTTCCAATAACATGAACGATATCAAACAAGTAACGTTCTTTATGGAAGAGTGTAGGAGAATGGGTTTAACTGTCTTAGGTCCAGATGTTAATGAGTCGCATTATAAATTTACGGTAAATGATGAAGGGGCTATCCGTTTTGGTATTGGAGCAGTGAAAGGTGTAGGAGCAGGAGCCGTAGAAACGATTGTAAATAGTAGAACTGATGGTCCGTACAAGTCAATATTTGATTTAGCTAAGCGAGTTGATCTTCGGATGATCAATAAGAAAGCATTCGAAAGTTTGGCTTATGCTGGAGGATTTGATTCCTTTTCGGATACCCACCGTGCACAATACTTTTTCTCGGACACCGATAGTAGTTCGGGGATTGAGAAGGCCATTAAATTTGCTCATAAATTTAAAGAGAATGAGAACTCCGCGCAGGTAAGTTTATTTGGAGCGGGTGGAGCTGTTGAATTGCCTGAACCGACCTTGAATCCATGTCCAGCATGGGGATTGATCGAGAAGTTGAAATATGAAAAAGATGTGATCGGAATTTATCTGACCAGTCACCCTTTGGATAACTATAAATTCGAAATGCGCCATTTCTGTCCAAATAATGTGACAGACCTACAGATGATCAATAAGGTGAAAGCTGCGGAAGTAGAGCAGGAGCTATTACTTGAATTTAACCGGATCAAGAACAAGGAGGTTGTTTTAGGAGGGATTGTGGCCTTGGCAAACCATAGGGTTGCCAAATCGGGCAAACCTTTTGGTTCATTTATTATTGAAGATTATTCAGACTCCTATGAGATCATGGTTTTTGGTGAAGATTATGTGAAATTTAAAGGTTATCTGCAGGAAGGCTATTTTGTCCAGATCAGGGGATTGGTGCAAGAGCGTTTCAAACAAGTTGGTAACTGGGGATTTGAGCTGAAAGGCATCCAATTGCTATCTGATTTACGCGAAAAGATGGCAAAAAGCTTTACTATTCAGTTTCCATTGCATATCTTAAATCAGGAATTTGTCAAAACATTAGAAGAGTTAGTGAGTTATACTCAATTAGAAGGACAAGAGGCAAACTGTCAATTAAAGTTTATGATCATGGATCTTCAGGATGAATTGTCCATTGAAATGCCTGTAAAGCGGAAGAAGATTTTTATCACCAATGAATTTTTGGATGGATTGGAAGCTTTAGAGAGTGTGCGATATAAATTAAATTGA
- the trxA gene encoding thioredoxin, with the protein MALEITDGNFDEVVLKSDKPVLIDFWAEWCGPCRMVGPLVDEIATEYEGKAVVGKVNVDNNPDISVRYGIRNIPALLFFKNGEIVDKQIGAVPKSVLTDKLEKQL; encoded by the coding sequence ATGGCATTAGAAATTACAGATGGCAACTTTGATGAAGTTGTATTAAAATCAGATAAACCAGTACTAATTGACTTTTGGGCAGAATGGTGTGGCCCATGTCGTATGGTAGGTCCATTGGTGGATGAGATTGCAACGGAGTACGAAGGTAAAGCAGTGGTAGGTAAAGTTAATGTTGATAACAATCCAGATATTTCTGTTCGTTATGGAATCCGTAATATCCCGGCTTTGTTGTTCTTTAAGAATGGTGAGATTGTTGACAAACAAATCGGTGCTGTTCCAAAATCAGTATTGACTGATAAATTAGAGAAACAACTTTAA